One region of Streptomyces subrutilus genomic DNA includes:
- a CDS encoding FKBP-type peptidyl-prolyl cis-trans isomerase, whose translation MRRLAGLLVVPLLLLSTAACGDDSGSDSAQMKNGVPAITKGAKFGETPTLSKGEGEPPKDLKVETLSAGDGPALKKGDIAQVNYLGQVWDGKEPFDASFGKGKPFDVTIGAGMVIKGWDQGLEGQKVGSRVELVIPPALGYGEQGSGDKIKPNATLVFVVDIVKGTSVPASATGKEVAQENKDLPKVGTNTDGKEVSVTVPKDTAEPGKLVSNYVLEGDGAVVKDTDNVVVKFNGKTWKDDKTFESTYTSDTTVTWPMEQLSVKGLKEGLIGKKVGSRILLVIPPDLAFGDKEQGTIPAKSTLVFSLDILAVM comes from the coding sequence GTGCGCCGACTTGCCGGCCTGCTTGTCGTACCCCTGCTGCTGCTGTCGACAGCGGCGTGTGGCGACGACAGCGGCTCCGACTCCGCCCAGATGAAGAACGGGGTGCCCGCGATCACCAAGGGCGCCAAGTTCGGGGAGACGCCCACCCTGTCGAAGGGGGAGGGCGAGCCGCCCAAGGACCTGAAGGTGGAGACCCTCAGCGCGGGCGACGGCCCGGCGCTGAAGAAGGGCGACATCGCCCAGGTCAACTACCTCGGCCAGGTGTGGGACGGCAAGGAGCCGTTCGACGCCAGCTTCGGCAAGGGCAAGCCGTTCGACGTGACCATCGGCGCGGGCATGGTCATCAAGGGCTGGGACCAGGGCCTCGAGGGCCAGAAGGTCGGCAGCCGCGTCGAGCTGGTCATCCCGCCGGCGCTCGGTTACGGCGAGCAGGGCTCGGGCGACAAGATCAAGCCGAACGCCACGCTGGTCTTCGTCGTGGACATCGTCAAGGGCACCTCCGTCCCGGCCTCGGCCACGGGCAAGGAGGTCGCCCAGGAGAACAAGGACCTGCCCAAGGTCGGCACGAACACGGACGGCAAGGAAGTCTCCGTGACCGTCCCGAAGGACACCGCCGAGCCGGGCAAGCTGGTCTCGAACTACGTCCTCGAGGGCGACGGCGCCGTGGTGAAGGACACCGACAACGTCGTCGTCAAGTTCAACGGGAAGACGTGGAAGGACGACAAGACCTTCGAGAGCACGTACACGAGCGACACGACGGTCACCTGGCCGATGGAGCAGCTGTCGGTCAAGGGCCTGAAGGAAGGCCTCATCGGCAAGAAGGTCGGCAGCCGCATCCTGCTGGTCATCCCGCCGGACCTGGCCTTCGGCGACAAGGAGCAGGGCACCATCCCGGCCAAGTCGACGCTGGTGTTCAGCCTCGACATCCTCGCCGTGATGTAA
- a CDS encoding FKBP-type peptidyl-prolyl cis-trans isomerase has protein sequence MRSSSVSDKLEKPEIDFYEGGVPADLVIKEIWEGDGAEAKAGDFVKVHYVGVALSTGEEFDASWNRGAPLDFKLGAGQVITGWDRGIQGMKVGGRRQLVIPAHLAYGDRGAGGGVIAPGETLIFVCDLIAV, from the coding sequence ATGAGGAGCAGTTCCGTGAGCGACAAGCTCGAGAAGCCCGAGATCGACTTCTACGAGGGCGGCGTTCCGGCCGACCTGGTGATCAAGGAGATCTGGGAGGGCGACGGCGCCGAGGCCAAGGCCGGCGACTTCGTCAAGGTCCACTACGTGGGTGTCGCCCTCTCCACCGGTGAGGAGTTCGACGCCTCCTGGAACCGCGGGGCCCCGCTGGACTTCAAGCTGGGCGCCGGCCAGGTCATCACGGGCTGGGACCGGGGCATCCAGGGCATGAAGGTCGGCGGCCGCCGCCAGCTCGTCATCCCCGCGCACCTCGCCTACGGTGACCGCGGCGCGGGCGGCGGCGTGATCGCCCCGGGCGAGACGCTGATCTTCGTCTGCGACCTGATCGCCGTCTGA
- the prcB gene encoding proteasome subunit beta — MEANNRGTGRLPAAFLTPGSSSFMDFLGAHSPEMLPGNRKLPEGVVEAPHGTTIVAATFPGGVVLAGDRRATMGNMIAQRDIEKVFPADEYSAVGIAGTAGLAVEMVKLFQLELEHFEKVEGTTLSLEGKANRLSTMIRSNLGMAMQGLAVVPLFAGYDEAKEKGRIFSYDVTGGRSEEHGYAATGSGSIFARGSMKKLFRPDLTEEQATTLVVQALYDAADDDSATGGPDLYRHIYPIVTVITDEGFRRLTDEESQELARAVTNRRLEQPDGPRAALL, encoded by the coding sequence GTGGAAGCCAACAATCGTGGCACAGGGCGTCTACCGGCAGCCTTCCTGACGCCGGGGTCGTCGTCCTTCATGGACTTCCTGGGCGCGCATTCGCCCGAGATGCTGCCCGGCAACCGCAAGCTGCCGGAGGGCGTCGTCGAGGCGCCGCACGGGACGACCATCGTCGCCGCCACCTTCCCCGGCGGGGTCGTCCTCGCCGGCGACCGGCGCGCGACTATGGGGAACATGATCGCGCAGCGGGACATCGAGAAGGTGTTCCCGGCCGACGAGTACTCCGCCGTCGGCATCGCCGGTACGGCCGGCCTGGCCGTGGAGATGGTGAAGCTGTTCCAGCTGGAGCTGGAGCACTTCGAGAAGGTCGAGGGGACGACCCTCTCGTTGGAGGGCAAGGCGAACCGCCTGTCCACCATGATCCGGAGCAATCTGGGCATGGCGATGCAGGGGCTGGCCGTCGTGCCGCTCTTCGCCGGGTACGACGAGGCCAAGGAGAAGGGCCGGATCTTCTCCTACGACGTGACCGGCGGCCGCTCCGAGGAGCACGGCTACGCCGCCACCGGGTCGGGCTCGATCTTCGCCCGCGGTTCGATGAAGAAGCTCTTCCGTCCCGACCTGACGGAGGAGCAGGCCACCACGCTGGTCGTGCAGGCGCTGTACGACGCCGCCGACGACGACTCGGCGACCGGTGGGCCGGACCTGTACCGCCACATCTATCCGATCGTGACCGTCATCACGGACGAGGGATTCCGCAGGCTGACGGACGAGGAGTCGCAGGAACTCGCCCGTGCGGTCACCAACCGCCGTCTCGAGCAGCCCGACGGCCCGCGCGCCGCCCTGCTCTGA
- the prcA gene encoding proteasome subunit alpha has product MSTPFYVSPQQAMADRAEYARKGIARGRSLVVLQYADGIVFVGENPSRALHKFSEIYDRIGFAAAGKYNEYENLRIGGVRYADLRGYTYDRDDVTARGLANVYAQTLGTIFSSAGEKPYEVELVVAEVGATAAGDQIYRLPHDGSIVDEHGSVAVGGNAEQISTFLDQRHRDGMTLAEALKLAVQALSSQANGADKAIPAERLEVAVLDRTRAQQRKFKRIRGRQLARLLEADVPAAAQADAVSNDEAPEDDAE; this is encoded by the coding sequence GTGTCGACTCCGTTCTATGTGTCACCCCAGCAGGCCATGGCCGACCGGGCGGAATACGCCCGGAAGGGCATCGCCCGCGGCCGCAGCCTCGTCGTGCTGCAGTACGCCGACGGCATCGTGTTCGTCGGCGAGAACCCGTCCCGTGCGCTGCACAAGTTCAGCGAGATCTACGACCGGATCGGCTTCGCGGCCGCCGGCAAGTACAACGAGTACGAGAACCTGCGGATCGGCGGTGTGCGCTACGCGGATCTGCGCGGCTACACCTACGACCGTGACGATGTGACGGCCCGTGGGCTGGCCAACGTGTACGCGCAGACGCTCGGCACGATCTTCTCCAGTGCCGGGGAGAAGCCGTACGAGGTGGAGCTGGTGGTGGCCGAGGTCGGTGCGACCGCGGCCGGGGACCAGATCTACCGGCTTCCGCACGACGGTTCGATCGTGGACGAGCACGGCTCGGTCGCGGTCGGCGGCAACGCGGAGCAGATCAGTACCTTCCTGGACCAGCGGCACCGGGACGGCATGACCCTGGCGGAGGCGCTGAAGCTGGCGGTGCAGGCGCTGTCCAGCCAGGCCAACGGCGCCGACAAGGCGATTCCGGCGGAGCGGCTGGAGGTCGCCGTGCTCGACCGGACGCGGGCGCAGCAGCGCAAGTTCAAGCGGATCCGCGGCCGGCAGCTGGCGCGGCTGCTGGAGGCGGACGTCCCGGCGGCGGCGCAGGCCGATGCCGTGTCGAACGACGAGGCTCCGGAGGACGACGCGGAGTAG
- a CDS encoding MFS transporter: MAAGYAELLRTRHAARLLVGTLIGRLPNATAPIAIVLLTRAEGGSYSLAGALAAAYGVANAVGQPLLGRAVDLFGQPRVQLPAAVLSALGMVWLAAAGTGAVAAAYAAVVVAGLFTPPLEGGLRALWPGVLGGKEERVHAAYAMDAVAQEVMFTVGPLLVTLFVSMWSPAGALLALNAIGVLGALSVVVSEPSRTWRSAPREAHWLGALRSRGLLALLGAFFFVGTALGSITVAGVAYADDHGDQAVYGWLMAALGLGALIGGVFYGSREWAGAPERRLRMLVALLALCYLPLLLTPGPVAMTLLAALAGVFLAPALACAFIVVDRHAPAGTVTEAFSWLVTFFGVGAAIGTAAAGPAVELGGTAAGFGVAGVAGFAALLVLTATQRVLATAGPGRAVAGSAEGSSERAAEVPSGARAEG; this comes from the coding sequence ATGGCCGCGGGATACGCGGAGCTGCTCAGGACCCGGCACGCCGCGAGGCTGCTGGTGGGCACGCTCATAGGCCGGCTGCCCAATGCCACGGCGCCGATCGCGATCGTGCTGCTGACGCGGGCCGAGGGCGGCAGCTACAGCCTGGCGGGGGCGCTGGCCGCCGCGTACGGGGTGGCGAACGCGGTGGGCCAGCCGCTGCTCGGTCGGGCGGTGGACCTGTTCGGGCAGCCGCGGGTCCAGCTGCCGGCCGCGGTGCTCTCCGCGCTGGGCATGGTGTGGCTGGCCGCGGCGGGTACCGGGGCGGTGGCGGCCGCGTACGCCGCGGTGGTTGTCGCGGGGCTGTTCACGCCGCCGCTGGAGGGCGGACTGCGGGCGCTGTGGCCGGGCGTGCTGGGCGGCAAGGAGGAGCGGGTGCACGCCGCGTACGCGATGGACGCGGTGGCCCAGGAGGTCATGTTCACCGTCGGTCCGCTGCTGGTGACGCTGTTCGTGTCGATGTGGTCGCCGGCCGGGGCGCTGCTCGCGCTGAACGCGATCGGGGTGCTGGGCGCGCTGTCGGTGGTGGTGAGCGAGCCCTCCCGCACGTGGCGTTCGGCGCCGCGCGAGGCCCACTGGCTGGGGGCGCTGCGCTCGCGGGGTCTGCTGGCCCTGCTGGGTGCGTTCTTCTTCGTGGGGACGGCGCTGGGGTCGATCACCGTGGCGGGTGTGGCGTACGCGGACGACCACGGGGACCAGGCGGTGTACGGGTGGCTGATGGCGGCGCTGGGGCTGGGCGCGCTGATCGGCGGTGTGTTCTACGGGTCCCGCGAGTGGGCGGGCGCGCCGGAGCGGCGGCTGCGGATGCTCGTGGCGCTGCTGGCGCTGTGCTACCTGCCGCTGTTGCTGACGCCGGGGCCGGTGGCGATGACGCTGCTGGCGGCGCTGGCGGGGGTGTTCCTGGCGCCGGCGCTGGCGTGCGCGTTCATCGTGGTGGATCGGCACGCCCCGGCGGGCACGGTGACGGAGGCGTTCTCGTGGCTGGTGACGTTCTTCGGCGTGGGCGCGGCGATCGGTACGGCGGCGGCGGGGCCGGCGGTGGAGCTGGGCGGTACGGCCGCGGGCTTCGGTGTGGCGGGCGTGGCGGGTTTCGCGGCGCTGCTGGTGCTGACGGCCACTCAGCGGGTGCTGGCGACCGCGGGCCCGGGCCGAGCGGTGGCGGGGTCGGCTGAGGGGTCGTCCGAAAGGGCCGCCGAGGTGCCGTCGGGGGCGCGCGCGGAGGGCTGA
- a CDS encoding LacI family DNA-binding transcriptional regulator — protein sequence MTRPTSRDVATAAGVSQATVSLVLGEKWRGRVSPRTADHVRETAARVGYRPNLAARNLRLGTTRTALLVVPALTNEFFARVYTGAARIAAEHGFGVVLYPSPDGTGPARDPFASARAALDGVIASSMAAGALDALGGDGLPLVMLDSDPAATTAAAHVNLAMADGMRQVTEHLLALGHRRFLHLASAVDSWTFHIRAEALSARLHPHAQLRTVRAELSVDGARTAMEAALAAPGDRPTAIVCDDDILAAGACKAARRLGLHVPADLSVTGFDDLALATAVDPELTTVHLPAERVGEQGMSALLAVLDGATWTAPDIPVQLVVRDSSGPAPAAR from the coding sequence GTGACCAGACCCACCAGCCGGGACGTGGCCACCGCCGCAGGGGTCTCCCAGGCCACCGTCTCCCTCGTCCTCGGCGAAAAATGGCGCGGCCGCGTCTCCCCGCGCACCGCCGACCACGTCCGCGAAACAGCCGCCCGCGTCGGCTACCGCCCCAACCTCGCCGCCCGCAACCTCCGCCTCGGCACCACCCGCACCGCCCTCCTCGTCGTCCCCGCCCTCACCAACGAGTTCTTCGCCCGCGTCTACACCGGCGCCGCCCGCATCGCCGCCGAACACGGCTTCGGCGTCGTCCTCTACCCCTCCCCCGACGGCACCGGCCCCGCCCGCGACCCCTTCGCCTCCGCCCGCGCCGCCCTCGACGGAGTCATCGCCTCCTCCATGGCCGCCGGCGCCCTCGACGCCCTCGGCGGCGACGGCCTCCCCCTCGTCATGCTCGACAGCGACCCCGCCGCCACAACCGCCGCCGCCCACGTCAACCTCGCCATGGCCGACGGCATGCGCCAGGTCACCGAACACCTCCTCGCCCTCGGCCACCGGCGCTTCCTCCACCTCGCCTCCGCCGTCGACTCCTGGACCTTCCACATCCGCGCCGAAGCCCTCAGCGCCCGCCTGCACCCCCACGCCCAGCTGCGCACCGTACGGGCCGAGCTCAGTGTGGACGGCGCCCGTACGGCCATGGAGGCCGCCCTCGCGGCCCCCGGGGACCGGCCCACCGCCATCGTCTGCGACGACGACATCCTCGCCGCCGGCGCCTGCAAGGCCGCCCGCCGCCTCGGCCTGCACGTCCCCGCCGACCTCTCCGTCACCGGCTTCGACGACCTCGCCCTGGCCACCGCCGTCGATCCCGAGCTCACCACCGTCCACCTCCCCGCCGAACGCGTCGGCGAACAGGGCATGAGCGCCCTCCTCGCCGTCCTCGACGGCGCAACCTGGACCGCCCCCGACATCCCCGTCCAGCTGGTCGTCCGCGACTCCTCCGGCCCCGCCCCCGCCGCCCGCTGA
- the pafA gene encoding Pup--protein ligase, with translation MDRRIFGLENEYGVTCTFRGQRRLSPDEVARYLFRRVVSWGRSSNVFLRNGARLYLDVGSHPEYATPECDNVTELVTHDKAGERILEGLLVDAERRLHEEGIAGDVYLFKNNTDSAGNSYGCHENYLVARHGEFSRLADILIPFLVTRQLICGAGKVLQTPRGAVYCVSQRAEHIWEGVSSATTRSRPIINTRDEPHADAERYRRLHVIVGDSNMSETTMLLKVGATDLVLRMIEAGTVMRDLTLENPIRAIREVSHDITGQRKVRLASGREASALEIQREYYDKAVDFAERRGIRTGVVDQVLELWGRTLDAIEAEDLDRIGTEIDWVMKYQLIERYRGKHNMTMSNPRVAQIDLAYHDIHRRRGLYYLLERKGQAARICNDLKIFEGKSVPPQTTRARLRGDFIRRAQEQRRDFTVDWVHLKLNDQAQRTVLCKDPFRSVDDRVEKLIAGM, from the coding sequence ATGGACCGCCGCATTTTCGGGCTGGAGAACGAGTACGGCGTCACGTGCACGTTCAGGGGACAGCGCCGACTGTCTCCTGACGAAGTGGCGCGCTACCTCTTCCGCCGTGTTGTGTCATGGGGCCGCAGCAGCAATGTCTTCCTGCGGAACGGCGCCCGTCTGTACCTCGACGTGGGCTCGCATCCGGAATATGCAACTCCCGAATGCGACAACGTGACCGAACTGGTCACGCACGACAAGGCCGGCGAGCGCATTCTCGAAGGACTGCTCGTCGACGCTGAACGCCGCCTGCACGAGGAGGGAATCGCGGGCGACGTCTATCTGTTCAAGAACAACACCGACTCGGCGGGCAACTCGTACGGCTGCCACGAGAACTACCTGGTGGCCCGGCACGGGGAATTCTCCCGCCTGGCGGACATTCTCATTCCCTTCCTCGTCACGCGGCAGCTGATCTGCGGTGCGGGCAAGGTGCTCCAGACCCCTCGGGGCGCGGTCTACTGCGTGAGCCAGCGGGCCGAGCACATCTGGGAGGGCGTCAGCTCCGCGACCACCCGTTCGCGGCCGATCATCAACACCCGCGACGAGCCGCACGCGGATGCCGAGCGCTACCGCCGGCTCCACGTGATCGTGGGCGACTCGAACATGTCCGAGACGACCATGCTGCTGAAGGTCGGGGCCACCGACCTGGTGCTGCGCATGATCGAGGCGGGCACGGTGATGCGGGACCTGACCCTGGAGAACCCGATCCGGGCGATCCGCGAGGTCAGCCACGACATCACCGGTCAGCGCAAGGTGCGCCTGGCGAGCGGCCGGGAGGCCTCGGCGCTGGAGATCCAGCGGGAGTACTACGACAAGGCGGTGGACTTCGCCGAACGGCGGGGCATCCGTACCGGCGTGGTGGACCAGGTGCTGGAGCTGTGGGGCCGCACGCTCGACGCGATCGAGGCGGAGGACCTGGACCGGATCGGGACCGAGATCGACTGGGTCATGAAGTACCAGCTGATCGAGCGGTACCGGGGCAAGCACAACATGACCATGTCGAATCCGCGGGTGGCCCAGATAGACCTCGCGTACCACGACATCCACCGCCGGCGCGGGCTGTACTACCTGCTGGAGCGCAAGGGGCAGGCGGCGCGGATCTGCAACGACCTGAAGATCTTCGAGGGCAAGTCGGTGCCTCCGCAGACGACGCGGGCGCGGCTGCGCGGTGACTTCATCCGCCGGGCGCAGGAGCAGCGGCGCGACTTCACGGTGGACTGGGTCCATCTGAAGCTGAACGACCAGGCGCAGCGGACGGTGCTGTGCAAGGACCCGTTCCGGTCGGTGGACGACCGCGTGGAGAAGCTGATCGCCGGCATGTGA
- a CDS encoding endonuclease VII domain-containing protein, which produces MRDGLQCYCRPCAAEYHQQRQKAKGNNVRPRVAAPVGHKYCRRCGEIKPHSEWDKNKTASDGLSTRCKACRSVESRAAHLKRAYGMTEAERDEMIAAQDGLCWICQKAPAVHVDHCHQTGKVRGVLCFNCNSAIGKLGDDPDTLRRAISYLEGHAWKPTIVAQGVYRQPS; this is translated from the coding sequence ATGCGTGACGGCCTGCAGTGCTACTGCAGGCCGTGCGCAGCCGAATATCACCAGCAGCGCCAGAAGGCCAAGGGGAATAACGTTCGTCCCCGCGTCGCAGCCCCCGTGGGGCACAAGTACTGCCGTCGGTGTGGGGAGATCAAGCCTCACTCGGAATGGGACAAGAACAAGACAGCTTCGGATGGGCTGTCGACACGCTGTAAGGCGTGTCGATCGGTCGAGAGCCGAGCGGCGCATCTCAAGCGTGCGTACGGCATGACGGAGGCCGAGCGGGACGAAATGATCGCAGCGCAGGACGGGCTCTGTTGGATCTGCCAAAAGGCTCCGGCCGTGCATGTGGATCACTGTCACCAGACGGGTAAGGTCCGAGGCGTACTGTGCTTCAACTGCAACTCGGCCATCGGCAAGTTGGGAGACGATCCCGACACTCTGCGTCGGGCCATCTCATACCTGGAGGGACACGCGTGGAAGCCAACAATCGTGGCACAGGGCGTCTACCGGCAGCCTTCCTGA
- the dop gene encoding depupylase/deamidase Dop: MTVRRVMGIETEYGISVPGHPNANAMLTSSQIVNAYAAAMHRARRARWDFEEENPLRDARGFDLAREAADTSQLTDEDIGLANVILTNGARLYVDHAHPEYSSPEITNPLDAVLWDKAGERIMAEAAVRAAQLPGAQPIHLYKNNTDNKGASYGTHENYLMKRETPFSEIVRHLTPFFVSRQVVTGAGRVGIGQDGREHGFQISQRADYFEVEVGLETTLKRPIINTRDEPHSDAEKYRRLHVIIGDANLSEISTYLKLGTTALVLSMIEDGFITVDLAVDQPVRTLHQVSHDPDLKHLITLRSGRTLTAVQLQMEYFELARKYVEERFGSDVDEQTADVLTRWEDVLGRLETDPMSLSGELDWIAKREILEGYRRRDGLGWDAARLHLVDLQYSDVRPEKGLYNRLAARGKMRRLVTEQDVERARSKPPEDTRAYFRGRCLEQYADDVAAASWDSVIFDLPGHDSLQRVPTLEPLRGTRAHVKELLDRCRTAEDLVRVLSGR; this comes from the coding sequence ATGACCGTACGGCGAGTAATGGGGATCGAGACGGAGTACGGGATCTCCGTCCCGGGGCACCCGAACGCCAATGCCATGCTCACCTCGTCCCAGATCGTCAACGCCTACGCGGCGGCGATGCACCGGGCGCGCCGCGCCCGCTGGGACTTCGAGGAGGAGAATCCGCTGCGGGACGCCCGCGGCTTCGACCTCGCCCGCGAGGCCGCCGACACCAGCCAGCTCACCGACGAGGACATCGGCCTCGCCAACGTGATCCTCACGAACGGCGCCCGCCTCTACGTCGACCACGCGCACCCCGAGTACAGCTCCCCGGAGATCACCAACCCGCTCGACGCCGTGCTCTGGGACAAGGCCGGCGAACGGATCATGGCCGAAGCCGCCGTCCGGGCAGCCCAGCTCCCCGGCGCGCAGCCGATCCACCTCTACAAGAACAACACCGACAACAAGGGCGCCTCCTACGGCACCCACGAGAACTACCTGATGAAGCGGGAGACCCCCTTCTCGGAGATCGTCCGCCACCTGACCCCCTTCTTCGTCTCCCGCCAGGTCGTGACCGGCGCCGGACGCGTGGGCATCGGCCAGGACGGCCGCGAACACGGCTTCCAGATCAGCCAGCGGGCCGACTACTTCGAGGTCGAGGTCGGCCTGGAGACCACCCTGAAGCGGCCCATCATCAACACCCGCGACGAACCGCACTCGGACGCCGAGAAGTACCGCCGCCTGCACGTGATCATCGGCGACGCGAACCTGTCCGAGATCTCCACCTACCTCAAGCTCGGCACCACGGCGCTGGTCCTGTCCATGATCGAGGACGGGTTCATCACCGTCGACCTCGCCGTCGACCAGCCGGTGCGCACCCTGCACCAGGTCTCCCACGACCCCGACCTGAAGCACCTGATCACACTGCGCAGCGGCCGGACCCTGACCGCCGTACAGCTGCAGATGGAGTACTTCGAGCTGGCCAGGAAGTACGTGGAGGAGCGGTTCGGCTCGGACGTGGACGAGCAGACCGCGGACGTGCTGACCCGCTGGGAGGACGTGCTGGGCCGGCTGGAGACCGACCCGATGAGCCTGTCGGGGGAGCTCGACTGGATCGCCAAACGAGAGATCCTGGAGGGCTACCGGCGCCGGGACGGACTGGGCTGGGACGCGGCGCGGCTGCACCTGGTCGACCTCCAGTACTCGGACGTGCGGCCGGAGAAGGGCCTGTACAACCGGCTGGCGGCCCGCGGCAAGATGCGGCGGCTGGTGACCGAGCAGGACGTGGAGCGGGCCCGTAGCAAGCCGCCGGAGGACACCCGGGCGTACTTCAGGGGCCGGTGCCTGGAGCAGTACGCGGACGACGTGGCCGCGGCGTCCTGGGACTCGGTGATCTTCGACCTCCCGGGGCACGACTCGCTCCAGCGGGTCCCCACCCTGGAGCCCCTGCGGGGCACGCGGGCGCACGTGAAGGAGCTCCTGGACCGGTGCCGCACGGCGGAGGATCTGGTGCGGGTGCTTTCGGGGCGCTGA
- a CDS encoding ubiquitin-like protein Pup has protein sequence MATKDTGGGQQKATRSTEEVEEAAVEESTDLKERQEKLSDDVDSVLDEIDDVLEENAEDFVRSFVQKGGE, from the coding sequence ATGGCGACCAAGGACACCGGCGGCGGACAGCAGAAGGCGACGCGCTCGACCGAGGAGGTCGAGGAGGCGGCGGTCGAGGAATCGACCGACCTCAAGGAGCGCCAGGAAAAGCTCTCCGACGACGTCGACTCCGTACTTGACGAAATCGATGATGTGCTCGAGGAGAACGCCGAGGACTTCGTGCGCTCCTTCGTTCAGAAGGGTGGCGAGTGA
- a CDS encoding helix-turn-helix transcriptional regulator, which yields MAIAKAERLMNLALCLLGTRRPLSKRELRGSIEAYMEAGNDESFNRMFERDKDDLRELGLVIETVENLEGETGYLARRDSNRLPPVSLDAEEAAALGLAAKVWQQARLAGAASGALQKLRAGGMPEAGDPYEGQHSAIEPRIPVHEAAFEPLMLACRDRRPVVFDYRKSTAATPGTRQVEPWALECWRGHWYLAGFDRDRGAERVFRLSRITGKVRSRAGRYTAEVPDVVTVRETVASWAGESAERSALIRLRAGAGYPLRAKATAVREGGDGWDELEIPYGHGLDAWLVEFGPDVVVVEPADLRADVVDRLRAVAQG from the coding sequence ATGGCGATTGCCAAGGCCGAGCGGCTGATGAATCTGGCGCTGTGCCTGCTGGGCACCCGACGGCCGCTGAGCAAGCGGGAGTTGCGCGGTTCCATCGAGGCCTACATGGAAGCCGGCAACGACGAGTCCTTCAACCGCATGTTCGAGCGGGACAAGGACGATCTGCGCGAACTCGGCCTCGTCATCGAGACGGTGGAGAACCTGGAGGGCGAAACCGGCTACCTGGCCCGCCGCGACAGCAACCGGCTGCCCCCCGTCTCCCTGGACGCCGAGGAGGCCGCGGCCCTGGGTCTCGCGGCGAAGGTCTGGCAGCAGGCCCGGCTCGCCGGGGCCGCCAGCGGCGCCCTGCAGAAGCTGCGCGCCGGCGGGATGCCCGAGGCGGGGGACCCGTACGAGGGGCAGCACAGCGCCATCGAGCCGCGCATCCCGGTCCACGAGGCGGCCTTCGAGCCGCTGATGCTGGCCTGCCGCGACCGCCGGCCCGTCGTCTTCGACTACCGCAAGTCCACCGCCGCCACCCCCGGGACCCGGCAGGTGGAGCCATGGGCGCTGGAGTGCTGGCGCGGCCACTGGTACCTGGCCGGATTCGATCGCGACCGCGGAGCGGAGCGGGTGTTCCGGCTCTCCCGGATCACCGGCAAGGTGCGCTCCCGCGCCGGCAGGTACACCGCCGAGGTGCCGGACGTGGTGACCGTACGGGAGACCGTGGCGAGCTGGGCCGGGGAGAGCGCGGAACGCTCCGCGCTGATCCGGCTGCGCGCCGGGGCGGGCTACCCGCTGCGGGCCAAGGCCACCGCCGTGCGCGAGGGCGGGGACGGCTGGGACGAGCTGGAGATCCCCTACGGGCACGGGCTGGACGCCTGGCTCGTGGAGTTCGGCCCCGACGTGGTGGTCGTGGAGCCCGCCGACCTGCGGGCCGACGTGGTGGACCGGCTGCGCGCCGTCGCCCAGGGCTGA